In Euphorbia lathyris chromosome 10, ddEupLath1.1, whole genome shotgun sequence, a single genomic region encodes these proteins:
- the LOC136207976 gene encoding WUSCHEL-related homeobox 13 translates to MLCDRRIVMDWDNNQENHQQLENQNQRDNRNGNGGGMLYVKVMTDEQLETLRKQIAVYATICEQLVEMHKNLSAQQDLAGGRLGNLYCDPLMTSGGHKITARQRWTPTPVQLQILERIFEQGNGTPSKQKIKDITTELSQHGQISETNVYNWFQNRRARSKRKQVVGLSNNGESEVETEVDSMNERKTKPEVYLSQQNPQRADDLCFQSPEISSELHFLGMLPNQRDDHLTGKMGGPGSYNLYDQADDYGMG, encoded by the exons ATGTTATGCGACCGAAGAATTGTGATGGATTGGGATAATAATCAGGAAAATCACCAGCAGCTTGAGAATCAGAACCAGAGAGATAACAGAAATGGAAATGGAGGAGGAATGTTGTATGTGAAAGTAATGACAGATGAGCAACTTGAAACTCTGCGGAAACAAATTGCTGTTTATGCCACCATTTGTGAGCAGCTTGTTGAGATGCATAAAAACCTTTCTGCTCAGCAAGATCTTGCAG GAGGCAGGCTGGGAAATCTGTACTGTGATCCATTAATGACTTCCGGTGGACATAAAATTACTGCAAGACAGCGGTGGACTCCTACACCGGTGCAGCTTCAAATTTTGGAGCGAATCTTTGAGCAGGGGAATGGAACGCCAAGCAAGCAAAAGATTAAAGATATAACCACTGAACTCAGCCAGCATGGACAAATTTCTGAAACAAATGTGTATAATTGGTTTCAAAACAGGCGCGCCCGATCCAAGAGAAAACAAGTGGTTGGCTTGTCTAACAATGGTGAATCAGAAGTGGAAACAGAAGTTGACTCAATGAATGAAAGGAAGACTAAACCAGAAGTATATCTATCCCAACAGAACCCTCAAAGAGCAGATGATTTGTGCTTCCAGAGCCCTGAAATAAGCTCAGAACTACATTTCTTGGGCATGTTACCGAATCAAA GAGACGACCATCTAACGGGAAAGATGGGAGGACCGGGAAGTTACAACCTTTACGATCAAGCCGACGACTATGGCATGGGCTGA